A window of Chitinophaga sp. MM2321 contains these coding sequences:
- a CDS encoding VCBS repeat-containing protein has translation MKRCLLLVPALLMIGNVGYSQSAPASSPKGPAPLKFVKQQIATESYESVAVFDVNNDKILDLVSGAFWYEGPRYFQRHYIGPVKQFAEYWDDFSTIPFDVNGDGRMDFITGGWFGKSLVWKENPGKDTEWKEHVIATPGNIETTRSWDIDGDGVPEIVPNTPNDPLIVYRHIKGTDQFSAHKILDKSGHGLGFGDINGDGRGDLIIPGGWIEAPAAPFRDAWKFHPEFNLGTASVPIIVTDVNKDGLADLIVGQGHDYGLDWYEQKADKKTGKRSWIKHAIDPYNSQFHTMQWVDLDGDGSEELLTGKRYRAHNHNDPGSNDPSGVYYYKWNGESFTKQVISYGQPGEGKGAGIYFDVQDLTGSGRKDVIVAGKDGLFIFFNKGSE, from the coding sequence ATGAAAAGATGTCTTCTACTGGTTCCTGCCTTATTAATGATAGGGAATGTTGGCTATAGCCAGTCGGCGCCAGCCAGCAGCCCCAAAGGGCCTGCCCCGTTGAAATTTGTGAAGCAACAGATAGCTACTGAGAGTTATGAGTCGGTGGCCGTATTTGATGTAAACAATGACAAGATACTTGATCTCGTATCAGGCGCTTTCTGGTATGAAGGCCCCAGGTATTTCCAGCGTCATTACATCGGTCCGGTTAAACAGTTTGCAGAATACTGGGATGATTTTTCTACCATCCCGTTTGATGTAAACGGAGACGGCCGCATGGACTTTATCACAGGTGGCTGGTTTGGCAAAAGCCTCGTATGGAAAGAGAATCCGGGGAAAGACACCGAATGGAAAGAACATGTAATAGCTACACCGGGAAACATTGAAACCACCAGGTCCTGGGATATAGACGGTGATGGCGTACCCGAAATTGTACCCAACACCCCTAATGATCCCCTCATCGTTTACCGGCACATAAAAGGAACCGATCAGTTTTCTGCTCACAAAATCCTGGATAAATCCGGTCACGGTCTTGGCTTTGGCGATATCAACGGCGACGGACGCGGCGACCTTATCATTCCCGGTGGCTGGATAGAAGCCCCCGCGGCGCCTTTCCGCGATGCCTGGAAATTTCATCCTGAGTTTAACCTGGGCACAGCCAGTGTACCCATCATCGTAACAGACGTAAACAAAGACGGCCTGGCAGACCTCATCGTTGGACAGGGACATGACTATGGCCTGGATTGGTACGAACAGAAAGCAGACAAGAAAACAGGAAAACGGTCCTGGATCAAACATGCGATCGACCCCTATAATTCCCAGTTCCACACCATGCAATGGGTGGATCTTGATGGAGATGGATCCGAAGAACTGTTGACCGGAAAACGTTACCGCGCGCATAACCACAACGATCCGGGTTCAAACGATCCTTCCGGTGTTTACTACTACAAATGGAATGGTGAATCTTTTACCAAGCAGGTGATCAGCTATGGTCAGCCAGGGGAAGGAAAAGGAGCGGGGATCTATTTTGATGTGCAGGATCTCACCGGGTCCGGAAGAAAAGATGTGATAGTAGCCGGCAAGGATGGACTATTTATATTTTTTAACAAGGGCAGTGAATAA
- a CDS encoding C-terminal binding protein: protein MSKGKVFVTDYGFPGLQQECELLNALGYEVYSTVSSTEEEIIANAGDADALLVQWAPVTAKVIAHLHKCKVIVRYGIGVDNIDLEAAKKKAIPVCNVPDYCIHEVADHTISLALALARQLTETNYRMKKGIWKIIPPHPMPAFRDMLFATVGYGRIASEVLKRSASFGFAVGAYDPNITNEQMEASGVQPLTFEELISTADIISLHLPLNEKTHHLINAETIQKMKKGTILLNTSRGGLIDTAALATALEERRIVAGLDVFESEPLPETHPLWKSEHALLTSHTAWYSSRSVPALQYLAAEEVCRGLQGEALKNRVA from the coding sequence ATGAGTAAAGGAAAAGTATTTGTTACCGATTATGGGTTTCCTGGCCTGCAGCAGGAATGCGAGCTGCTGAACGCACTGGGATATGAAGTATATTCCACAGTAAGCAGTACAGAGGAGGAGATTATTGCCAATGCAGGAGATGCAGATGCTTTACTCGTTCAGTGGGCCCCGGTAACAGCCAAGGTAATAGCACATCTGCATAAATGTAAAGTGATTGTGAGATATGGTATCGGTGTGGACAATATTGATCTTGAGGCAGCGAAAAAGAAGGCCATCCCGGTGTGTAATGTTCCCGACTATTGTATTCACGAAGTAGCTGATCATACCATCTCCCTGGCATTGGCACTGGCAAGACAACTCACTGAAACCAATTACCGGATGAAAAAGGGAATATGGAAAATTATCCCTCCACATCCGATGCCCGCCTTTCGTGATATGCTCTTTGCTACAGTAGGATACGGCCGGATTGCCAGCGAAGTATTAAAACGTAGCGCATCATTTGGATTTGCAGTCGGGGCATATGATCCCAACATAACAAATGAACAAATGGAGGCTTCCGGCGTACAGCCGTTAACGTTCGAGGAGTTGATTTCAACAGCTGATATCATTTCACTACATCTCCCATTGAATGAAAAGACACATCATTTAATCAATGCAGAGACAATTCAAAAAATGAAAAAAGGAACCATCCTTTTAAATACATCCAGAGGCGGTCTTATTGATACAGCTGCACTCGCCACTGCACTGGAAGAACGTAGAATAGTAGCAGGACTGGATGTATTTGAATCCGAACCTTTACCGGAAACACATCCATTATGGAAATCCGAGCATGCCCTGCTCACCTCCCATACAGCATGGTACAGCTCCAGAAGCGTTCCGGCGTTGCAGTACCTGGCTGCCGAAGAAGTATGTAGGGGATTGCAGGGAGAAGCACTTAAAAACAGGGTGGCATAG
- a CDS encoding thiamine pyrophosphate-dependent enzyme: MNNLTKKKDAPAMATQDKQSLLHLYEQMLRIRKFELAVQDSYKKGEIPGFIHLCVGQEAVAVGVCANLKHTDWITSTHRGHGHGLAKGVDLKEMLAELYGKATGTNGGRGGSMHIYSAAAGLFGTNGLVGGGIPLAVGLGMSAQVQHSDGVAVAFFGDGAICHGSFHESICLAAIKKTPVVFICENNLYATCTPVTKANLNTDIAGKAAAYGIPGIRVDGNDVLAVQQVTAQAVARARKGEGPTLIEAVTYRTVGHHEGDVLVGTYRTKEELEEWITRCPIKNFENYLTTSAIATAKEIADITTNVDKEIAAALDFARSSAYPEAATVTDHCWMNPVNPLVALQQSSQTGETAVQGWLAAVRDGIAEEMRRDKNVIYMGEGIGERGGTFGQTKNLWGEFGDERLIDTPICELAFTGAAAATSATGCRTIADLMFADFIFDATTQIINQASKLRYMSNGQFGVPMIIRAGAGQIKQAGPQHSGTFHSLWANCPGLIVVVPSTPADAKGLMKTALRAGDPVIFLEPKSLLSSKGPVPVTEEYIPFGKARLVEEGSDITVVSFGQPVHACIEAAKQLNSQGISCEIIDLRTIIPFDADCIINSVTKTGHLLVVDEAYTPCSVGAEITTIVQENCFYTLKAPVGRLNKPSVPQPFSPPLEAAVTITAEKIMQAVKSILDGVVVKTSYLPVSGIISETSSGSSTQSNPGKQNDATPDQPSEAAPTSSNSIAVTIPNLGLTITEVSIARWYKKAGDLVKKGEPLLDFESDKSVIELESPEDGQLSSIVAEEGVTVPIGAVVAFIDK, encoded by the coding sequence ATGAATAATCTAACGAAGAAAAAAGACGCGCCTGCTATGGCAACCCAGGATAAGCAAAGCTTATTGCACCTGTATGAACAAATGTTACGGATCAGGAAATTTGAGCTGGCCGTACAGGATAGCTACAAGAAAGGAGAGATACCTGGATTTATCCATTTATGTGTGGGACAGGAAGCGGTGGCCGTAGGCGTATGTGCAAACCTTAAACATACTGATTGGATTACAAGCACGCATCGTGGCCATGGGCATGGATTAGCGAAAGGTGTGGATTTAAAAGAGATGCTGGCAGAATTGTATGGAAAGGCCACCGGTACCAATGGTGGTCGTGGCGGGTCGATGCATATTTACAGTGCAGCTGCGGGTCTGTTTGGCACCAATGGCCTGGTAGGCGGAGGAATACCGCTGGCCGTAGGATTGGGTATGAGTGCGCAGGTACAACATAGTGATGGCGTCGCAGTAGCGTTCTTTGGGGATGGTGCTATTTGCCACGGCTCTTTTCATGAATCGATATGCCTCGCAGCTATAAAAAAGACGCCGGTAGTTTTTATCTGTGAGAATAATCTGTATGCGACCTGTACCCCTGTTACAAAAGCAAACCTGAATACAGATATTGCCGGTAAAGCGGCGGCCTATGGCATACCGGGTATCCGGGTGGATGGCAATGATGTGCTGGCAGTGCAGCAGGTGACGGCGCAGGCAGTAGCGCGCGCCCGTAAAGGCGAAGGTCCAACCCTGATTGAAGCGGTCACTTACCGCACTGTAGGTCATCATGAAGGTGACGTGCTGGTAGGTACCTACCGTACCAAAGAAGAACTGGAAGAATGGATCACCCGGTGCCCGATAAAAAACTTCGAAAACTATCTCACTACATCAGCTATAGCAACAGCAAAAGAAATAGCCGATATAACGACAAACGTTGACAAGGAAATAGCAGCGGCACTGGACTTTGCCCGTTCCTCTGCATATCCCGAAGCAGCTACCGTTACAGATCATTGCTGGATGAACCCGGTTAATCCGCTGGTGGCTTTACAACAATCATCTCAAACGGGAGAAACGGCCGTACAGGGCTGGCTCGCAGCGGTGCGTGATGGTATCGCGGAAGAAATGCGCCGGGATAAAAACGTTATTTATATGGGGGAAGGTATCGGTGAAAGAGGTGGAACATTTGGTCAGACGAAAAACTTATGGGGCGAATTCGGTGATGAGCGGTTGATAGATACTCCTATTTGTGAGTTGGCATTTACCGGCGCCGCTGCTGCAACTTCGGCAACTGGGTGTCGCACTATTGCCGACCTGATGTTTGCAGATTTTATTTTTGATGCTACGACGCAAATCATTAACCAGGCGAGCAAATTACGGTACATGAGCAACGGCCAGTTCGGTGTACCCATGATTATCCGTGCCGGCGCAGGGCAAATTAAACAGGCAGGTCCACAGCATAGCGGCACCTTCCACTCCCTTTGGGCAAACTGCCCTGGTTTGATTGTAGTAGTGCCCTCTACACCCGCTGATGCCAAAGGGCTCATGAAAACAGCATTACGTGCAGGCGATCCCGTTATCTTCCTGGAACCTAAATCACTTTTATCTTCAAAAGGCCCCGTTCCTGTTACAGAGGAATATATTCCATTTGGCAAAGCCAGGTTAGTGGAAGAAGGCAGTGATATAACGGTAGTAAGTTTCGGCCAACCCGTACACGCTTGTATAGAAGCCGCTAAACAGTTAAACAGCCAGGGTATTTCCTGCGAAATAATCGACCTCCGTACCATCATTCCTTTTGATGCAGACTGTATCATTAATAGCGTCACTAAAACAGGGCATTTACTCGTAGTGGATGAAGCTTACACCCCTTGTTCTGTAGGCGCCGAGATCACCACTATTGTGCAGGAAAATTGTTTTTACACATTAAAAGCGCCAGTGGGACGACTGAACAAACCATCCGTACCACAGCCTTTTAGTCCGCCATTGGAAGCAGCCGTCACCATTACTGCTGAAAAAATTATGCAGGCGGTTAAATCAATCCTGGATGGTGTTGTTGTTAAAACCAGCTATCTGCCTGTAAGTGGTATCATATCTGAAACATCTTCCGGTAGCAGTACACAAAGTAATCCGGGAAAACAAAACGATGCTACGCCTGATCAGCCTTCGGAGGCCGCGCCCACCAGCAGCAACAGTATAGCAGTAACAATCCCCAACCTGGGGCTTACCATCACCGAAGTATCGATAGCCCGGTGGTATAAAAAAGCAGGTGATCTTGTTAAAAAAGGAGAACCCTTATTAGACTTTGAAAGTGATAAATCGGTCATCGAACTTGAATCACCGGAAGATGGTCAGTTGAGTAGCATTGTTGCAGAAGAAGGCGTTACAGTACCTATCGGCGCAGTAGTAGCTTTTATTGATAAATAA
- a CDS encoding SDR family NAD(P)-dependent oxidoreductase → MQTCKAKYDFTGQVALVTGSAGGIGQAIAEKFYQDGAYVVITDIQEEAGKKIAASLGNRAIFIPCDISHPEQVNQLVEKTVQHFGRLDIMINNAGINSTAAVDRVTTDKYPDETWQKMIDVDLNGTFYCCKAAARIMKEQKGGAIVNVASVAGVVALRLQVGFVAAKAAILKMTEAMACELAPHGIRVNAVSPGSTITETTRHLFYSDTGSFSELADRLISFIPQGRPGEAAEIAEAVVFLSSGSASYINGHNIIVDGGWTCGFNRDF, encoded by the coding sequence ATGCAGACATGTAAGGCTAAGTATGATTTTACCGGTCAGGTGGCTTTAGTCACCGGCTCCGCTGGCGGCATCGGACAAGCAATCGCCGAAAAATTTTATCAGGATGGTGCTTATGTGGTTATAACAGATATACAGGAAGAAGCAGGAAAAAAGATCGCCGCATCCCTGGGCAACAGGGCAATATTTATTCCATGTGATATCAGCCATCCGGAACAAGTGAATCAACTTGTAGAGAAAACAGTGCAGCATTTCGGCCGGCTGGATATCATGATCAACAATGCCGGCATTAATTCAACTGCCGCAGTTGACCGGGTTACTACAGACAAGTATCCGGATGAAACCTGGCAGAAGATGATCGATGTGGATCTCAACGGTACATTTTATTGTTGTAAAGCAGCTGCCAGAATAATGAAAGAACAAAAGGGGGGCGCCATCGTAAATGTCGCTTCTGTTGCCGGTGTGGTGGCGCTGCGGCTACAGGTGGGCTTTGTGGCAGCCAAGGCCGCCATTCTGAAGATGACCGAAGCCATGGCTTGCGAACTGGCGCCACATGGCATCCGGGTGAATGCGGTATCGCCGGGTTCAACGATAACTGAAACGACGCGACATCTTTTTTACAGCGACACTGGTAGTTTCAGTGAACTGGCAGACCGGCTTATTTCTTTTATTCCACAGGGACGCCCGGGGGAAGCAGCAGAAATCGCTGAAGCAGTTGTATTCCTGTCCTCCGGTTCGGCTTCCTATATCAATGGGCATAATATCATAGTGGATGGCGGTTGGACCTGCGGGTTTAACAGGGATTTCTGA
- a CDS encoding L-rhamnose/proton symporter RhaT has translation MEILLGLVLVVLAGLGTGTVAWPMKKINELHFEQYLFVFMLSAIIVYPWLVVLIKVPDLVQLVKTVGLKPLLISNLLSISWGVANVLYLVCVVRIGAALTGAILSAAGMSIGVIIPMLFKGSGLFSNAPNIFSPAGVVILVGLVVIIIGISLVSVAGFGREKILKQESDASKKQQGSGSFVKGLILVIIAGFLSSGISLAFVYSQGPVIAAAKQQGAGDITANFSVWALCMFGGGLVNVLYAVYLMTKKNTWHLLFARKDEIVYGSIIGLQFILSIILLGKGMLLLGALGASVGFAIQQSLQVIGNQLVGFIGGEWKAIKGRPRNTMYLAIATILVAVIILAFSNTM, from the coding sequence ATGGAAATATTACTTGGATTAGTACTCGTAGTGCTGGCGGGGTTAGGTACAGGTACGGTCGCGTGGCCGATGAAGAAGATCAACGAACTGCATTTCGAACAATACCTGTTTGTATTCATGTTGTCGGCTATTATCGTATATCCGTGGCTGGTAGTATTGATTAAGGTGCCTGATCTGGTACAACTGGTTAAAACAGTAGGGCTGAAACCATTGCTTATTTCTAATCTTTTATCCATCAGCTGGGGCGTAGCCAATGTTCTTTACCTGGTTTGTGTGGTTCGTATCGGGGCTGCGCTGACGGGAGCCATCCTTTCAGCTGCCGGGATGTCGATAGGCGTTATTATTCCTATGCTCTTTAAGGGGAGCGGATTATTCAGCAACGCACCGAACATCTTCTCTCCTGCCGGCGTGGTAATATTGGTTGGGCTGGTAGTCATTATTATCGGTATATCCCTGGTGAGTGTTGCCGGGTTTGGCCGGGAAAAAATTTTAAAGCAGGAAAGTGATGCATCAAAAAAACAACAGGGTTCAGGAAGCTTTGTAAAAGGATTGATATTGGTGATCATCGCCGGATTCCTTTCCAGTGGTATATCCCTGGCATTTGTATATAGCCAGGGGCCTGTTATCGCAGCAGCGAAGCAACAGGGGGCGGGAGATATTACAGCAAATTTCTCTGTCTGGGCCTTGTGTATGTTTGGAGGAGGGTTAGTGAATGTGCTGTATGCCGTTTACCTCATGACGAAGAAAAATACCTGGCACCTGTTATTTGCAAGAAAAGATGAAATCGTATATGGCTCTATCATCGGTCTGCAATTTATTCTCTCCATTATACTTTTAGGTAAGGGCATGCTTTTGCTCGGCGCTTTGGGCGCATCCGTTGGCTTTGCTATTCAACAGTCATTACAGGTGATAGGTAATCAGCTGGTAGGCTTTATCGGCGGAGAATGGAAGGCGATAAAGGGCAGGCCCAGGAATACCATGTACCTGGCGATTGCAACGATTCTGGTTGCCGTCATTATTCTTGCTTTCAGCAATACGATGTAA
- a CDS encoding nucleoside hydrolase codes for MITFIKFLKKHPVASALSVFFFASSIMSGCAEKTDDKKTSIIFDSDIGPDYDDVGAIAILHVLEDMGETKILATVASNKYEGIAGILDVFNTYFKRPDIPIGVPKGAGVTLPDNQHWTDTLLAKYPHKIQRNDDVPDAVSIYRSVLAKEPDHSVTIVTVGFLTNLANLLNSPGDDISPLTGKELIEKKVKLLVSMAGKFPEGKEFNVFKDAAASVIALENWPTKVIYSGFEIGEKIKTGLPITQNNSIQNSPVKDGFSISIPQSPEDSAGRMSWDETAVLVAVRGYEPYYTLKEGKIKVAEDGSNTWDENGKGQFYLVEKESPQKVQEIINQLMMQQPK; via the coding sequence ATGATAACCTTTATTAAATTCCTGAAGAAACATCCTGTCGCGTCCGCGTTATCCGTTTTCTTTTTCGCCTCAAGTATAATGTCGGGTTGTGCAGAAAAAACAGATGATAAAAAGACGTCCATTATATTTGATTCTGATATCGGTCCGGATTACGATGATGTTGGCGCTATCGCCATACTGCACGTGCTGGAGGATATGGGAGAAACAAAGATACTGGCAACAGTAGCCAGCAATAAATATGAAGGAATAGCTGGCATCCTGGATGTATTCAATACTTATTTCAAACGGCCGGATATTCCAATCGGTGTGCCAAAAGGAGCCGGCGTTACCCTTCCCGACAATCAGCATTGGACAGATACCCTGCTGGCAAAATACCCGCATAAGATTCAGCGTAACGATGATGTACCGGATGCTGTGAGCATATACAGAAGTGTATTGGCAAAAGAGCCGGATCATAGTGTAACCATTGTCACCGTAGGGTTTCTGACAAACCTGGCTAACTTATTAAATTCACCTGGAGATGATATTTCACCGCTTACCGGCAAAGAATTAATTGAGAAAAAGGTAAAGTTATTGGTAAGTATGGCGGGTAAATTCCCCGAAGGGAAAGAATTTAATGTGTTCAAAGATGCCGCAGCTTCCGTAATCGCCTTAGAGAACTGGCCTACAAAAGTCATTTACTCCGGCTTTGAAATAGGAGAGAAAATAAAAACAGGATTGCCAATAACACAAAACAATAGCATTCAAAACAGCCCTGTGAAAGATGGCTTCAGCATCAGTATTCCCCAGTCACCGGAGGATTCCGCCGGAAGAATGAGTTGGGATGAAACCGCTGTACTGGTAGCTGTACGGGGCTATGAACCTTATTATACTTTGAAGGAGGGGAAAATAAAAGTAGCGGAAGATGGCAGCAATACCTGGGACGAGAACGGGAAAGGGCAGTTTTATCTGGTTGAAAAAGAATCTCCGCAAAAAGTACAGGAAATTATTAACCAGTTAATGATGCAGCAGCCAAAATAA
- a CDS encoding YciI family protein, whose product MKDFLFAFRIDQNNVPNASPEAMQATTQKWMDWINSIAAQNKLTDRGNRLAPSGKVIKSDHIVTDGPYTEIRETLGGYTIVKADSLDEAVELARGCPILSVGGNVEVREISVM is encoded by the coding sequence ATGAAAGACTTCTTATTTGCATTCAGGATCGATCAGAACAATGTGCCAAATGCTTCCCCCGAAGCAATGCAGGCCACAACCCAAAAATGGATGGACTGGATAAATAGCATTGCGGCACAAAACAAATTAACCGACCGCGGTAACCGGCTGGCGCCATCTGGTAAAGTAATAAAATCCGATCATATAGTTACAGACGGTCCATATACAGAAATCAGAGAAACGCTGGGTGGTTACACGATTGTAAAAGCTGATTCTCTGGACGAGGCAGTTGAATTAGCCAGGGGTTGTCCAATTTTAAGTGTTGGTGGCAATGTGGAAGTAAGGGAGATCAGTGTTATGTAA
- a CDS encoding AraC family transcriptional regulator codes for MQPLLIKVNVPQKASFSVNRSVFSNGFPGIWHFHDEYELTLILESSGRRMVGDHIDRFTSGDLIFIGKNLPHTWRNDELHTYDKSEVLVLHFLDDFLGNTFFGIPEMAKVSAFLERSHRGIKIIGETRDYIADQLIKMEQAAGADNIILLLSMLNTLSNSDSNDLVELSSEGFANSIDESGSNRLNKVYEYIMNNFQEGISLVKVAAVANMSPTAFSRYFKSRTRKSFSQFTIELRIGYACKLLMREDMSVTQACYESGFQNLSNFNQQFKEITRLTPKKYQLMHAAK; via the coding sequence ATGCAACCATTGCTCATCAAAGTTAATGTACCACAAAAAGCGTCCTTCAGTGTCAACAGGTCGGTGTTTAGCAATGGGTTTCCGGGGATATGGCATTTTCATGACGAGTATGAGCTGACCCTCATACTTGAAAGCAGCGGCCGGCGCATGGTAGGGGATCATATTGACAGGTTCACCTCTGGCGACCTGATCTTTATAGGGAAAAATCTGCCCCATACCTGGCGCAATGATGAGCTACATACCTATGATAAATCAGAAGTATTGGTACTTCATTTTCTGGATGACTTTTTAGGAAATACATTCTTTGGGATTCCTGAAATGGCAAAGGTGAGTGCTTTCCTGGAACGCTCTCACAGAGGCATTAAAATAATAGGAGAAACCCGGGATTATATTGCGGACCAGCTTATAAAAATGGAACAGGCAGCAGGTGCGGACAATATCATACTACTGCTTTCTATGCTAAATACGCTTTCGAATTCAGATTCAAATGACCTCGTAGAGCTATCCAGTGAGGGCTTTGCCAATTCCATTGATGAATCAGGCTCCAACCGGCTGAATAAAGTATATGAATATATCATGAACAACTTCCAGGAAGGAATCAGTCTCGTAAAAGTTGCTGCTGTAGCTAATATGAGTCCCACCGCCTTCAGCAGGTATTTTAAAAGCAGAACCAGGAAGTCTTTTTCGCAATTTACGATTGAACTAAGAATAGGATACGCCTGTAAACTTTTAATGAGAGAGGATATGAGTGTTACACAGGCATGTTATGAGAGTGGTTTCCAGAACCTGTCAAATTTCAATCAGCAGTTCAAGGAAATTACGCGGCTAACGCCCAAGAAATATCAATTGATGCATGCTGCAAAATAA